A region from the Desulfoglaeba alkanexedens ALDC genome encodes:
- the fabD gene encoding ACP S-malonyltransferase, whose amino-acid sequence MPMKQWVFLFPGQGSQYVGMGRDFHDTYREVQELFERAEDILQMQIRRLCFEGPEDVLTQTENVQPAITVVNLACLTVLGLHGISPAAAAGHSLGEYSALHAAGVLSLDDTLQLVRWRGRFMQEAAVETPGAMAAVMDLDERKLQEVCRLCDVEVANINCPDQTIITGTTEAVDRAITASQEAGARKCIQLNVSGPWHSRCMEAARRKFELVVRRCVFEDPKIPVVSNVDATPLNGAHEAPEKLIRQLCSSVLWKHSMEWFLANGYRYFVEVGPKKVLRGLMRKIDRSVEVLNVEDTATLASFLQANR is encoded by the coding sequence ATGCCTATGAAACAATGGGTCTTTCTATTTCCCGGCCAGGGATCCCAGTACGTGGGCATGGGACGGGACTTCCACGACACCTACCGTGAAGTTCAGGAACTTTTCGAAAGAGCCGAAGATATCCTTCAAATGCAAATTCGGAGGCTCTGCTTCGAGGGTCCGGAAGACGTTCTAACCCAGACGGAAAATGTCCAGCCCGCCATCACGGTGGTCAACCTGGCCTGCCTGACAGTCCTCGGGCTGCACGGCATCAGCCCTGCAGCGGCCGCCGGCCACAGCCTGGGCGAATACAGCGCGCTTCATGCCGCGGGCGTTTTGAGCCTCGACGATACGCTCCAGCTGGTACGCTGGCGAGGCCGTTTCATGCAGGAAGCCGCCGTGGAAACACCGGGAGCCATGGCGGCCGTCATGGATCTGGACGAGAGGAAGTTACAAGAAGTCTGCCGCCTCTGCGACGTGGAAGTGGCCAACATCAACTGCCCGGACCAAACGATCATCACCGGGACCACGGAAGCGGTAGACCGGGCGATAACCGCCAGCCAGGAAGCAGGGGCCAGGAAATGCATACAGCTCAACGTGAGCGGCCCCTGGCACAGCCGCTGCATGGAAGCCGCCCGCCGGAAGTTCGAACTCGTCGTCCGCAGGTGCGTTTTCGAAGACCCGAAAATCCCCGTGGTCAGCAACGTGGATGCAACGCCGCTCAACGGCGCTCACGAAGCCCCCGAGAAGCTGATCCGCCAATTGTGCAGCTCGGTCCTTTGGAAACATTCCATGGAATGGTTCCTGGCGAACGGCTACCGCTATTTTGTGGAAGTGGGCCCGAAGAAGGTGCTGCGAGGGCTCATGCGAAAGATCGACCGGTCCGTGGAAGTGCTCAACGTGGAAGATACGGCCACCCTCGCATCCTTCCTCCAAGCCAACCGCTGA
- a CDS encoding DUF2845 domain-containing protein has translation MLVLWLVVGTPAIESEDSIPSLRCGTRLVLIGELKIDVLAKCGPPLYEQTVGERIIRTSRGYDKKIVEEWIYNFGPTDFVHTLRFEGGRLVAIIRGNGATPWIDPSA, from the coding sequence GTGCTGGTGCTTTGGCTTGTCGTGGGAACCCCTGCGATCGAGTCCGAAGATTCCATACCGTCCCTGCGCTGCGGCACCCGGCTGGTGCTGATCGGGGAACTCAAGATCGATGTCCTGGCCAAATGCGGCCCGCCTCTATACGAACAGACGGTCGGGGAACGGATCATCCGAACGTCCCGAGGCTACGACAAGAAAATCGTCGAGGAATGGATCTACAACTTCGGCCCAACCGATTTCGTGCACACGCTTCGCTTCGAAGGTGGGAGGCTTGTGGCCATCATTCGGGGGAACGGGGCTACACCCTGGATTGATCCCTCGGCCTGA
- a CDS encoding FAD-dependent oxidoreductase, with protein sequence MEKTVTIRLDGKTVQAPEGSTILDVARREGVYIPTLCYSPLLKPLENCRLCVVAVAGEQQFKAACSTPVVEGMDVTTTGANLDKTRKLLLELILDTHYGDCVAPCSLTCPANVDIQGYLALIRHGEYQEAVRLIKEKIPMPATIGRVCPHPCEGQCRRLLVDEAVNINHCKRFLADFEMRSGERILPTVPPGTGRHVAIVGGGPAGLSAAYYLRALGHGVTIFEARDKLGGMLRYGIPEYRLPKKVLDWEIDGILSLGVEVKTGVRWGKDFTLDDLKKEGYEAIFLAIGAWGTRKLGIVGEDLEGVVSGVTFLEDVAAGRPVKGGRRVVVIGGGNVAIDAARTCLRMGAEKVTILYRRSRKEMPASHEEIEAAEAEGVDIQLLAAPTRVIGEGGKVQQLEFLRMELGEPDAGGRRRPVPIEGSEAVLDVDQVISAIGQFPEVLLPDQDPAMAELPVTRWSTIGGDPRSMHTGHEMVFVGGDLFRGPMTVVAALADGRKAAYSLNRYFQVNEVQPEPLHFNISKGDLDHVDREPFGAYKTIPRERMPEVQVGQRVGSFMEVELGLSEEQARREAERCLECGCSAAFDCRLRELMNEFQVDWRNQPSKKIHFQRVAAVDTHPEIALDPNKCIRCERCKVACDTLQCSYAIDFKDWPRFNDRCVSCGLCVDLCPTGALMERRQGRAVERLEWRGVFTHCIHCGCGCELELKVKGNRLVWIADGRDAPPGRASTCKRGRFRSYDMHWKTHRITRPLVRENGSLVPVSWGKAVETVIQGLKSVADRYGAEAVGAVGSPAASLESLYLLEKWMRLGFGTHLVDFPGRAAAEALVELSRQILGVRAMSRPMTDLEHAEGFLVIGDELEKRSPVVATLIRRTVRRRNVPLLQIGEAADGLTPFAFRSLVAPPEVWPKLMADLAWALEGRSEGLDPAAVAQVRGWLKGEPFDPKEAWIPAEAYEAFRKMLQQWKTFAVVFAVPPARSMSPGDAEAFFKAVAGLALFGKCTGEDLGGGWYPCLDTVNGLGALLAGVSPERLPGFVPASDAGALERLRELWDVPALPKAASFGVIDGIDSGRLRGLLVQESVFLTEASHGARLESLKQLEFIALVDNVVGPAVEFAHVVLPAAAFGEAPGLVINQEGRLLPLEQAMVPEGEALPDWDVMTRIMAAQGLAFPKGREAILEEMGSVVPEWKDFFRAESLWKKVRVFGTAG encoded by the coding sequence ATGGAAAAGACGGTGACCATTCGGCTTGACGGCAAAACGGTTCAGGCTCCCGAGGGAAGCACGATTCTCGATGTCGCTCGCAGGGAAGGTGTCTACATCCCCACCCTCTGCTACAGCCCGCTTCTCAAACCCCTGGAGAATTGCCGTCTGTGCGTGGTGGCGGTGGCGGGCGAGCAGCAGTTCAAGGCGGCGTGCAGCACGCCCGTGGTGGAAGGCATGGACGTGACAACGACCGGCGCGAACCTGGATAAGACCCGGAAGCTCCTGCTGGAGCTTATCCTGGACACGCATTACGGCGACTGCGTAGCGCCCTGTTCGCTCACCTGCCCGGCCAACGTGGACATCCAGGGCTACCTGGCGCTCATCCGCCACGGGGAATACCAGGAGGCGGTTCGGCTCATCAAGGAAAAGATACCCATGCCCGCGACCATCGGCCGCGTTTGCCCTCACCCCTGCGAAGGGCAGTGCCGCAGGCTCCTGGTAGACGAAGCGGTCAACATCAATCACTGCAAGCGTTTCCTGGCCGACTTCGAAATGAGAAGCGGGGAGCGGATCCTGCCCACGGTGCCGCCCGGCACGGGTCGGCACGTGGCCATCGTGGGCGGCGGGCCGGCGGGGTTGAGCGCCGCCTATTACCTGAGAGCGTTGGGTCACGGCGTGACGATCTTTGAAGCCCGGGACAAGCTCGGGGGCATGCTCCGCTACGGGATTCCCGAATACCGGCTTCCGAAGAAAGTTCTGGACTGGGAGATCGACGGGATCTTGAGCCTGGGCGTGGAGGTGAAGACGGGGGTCCGCTGGGGTAAGGACTTCACCCTGGACGACCTGAAGAAGGAAGGCTACGAAGCGATCTTTCTCGCCATCGGCGCCTGGGGTACCCGGAAGTTGGGGATCGTGGGGGAAGATCTGGAGGGCGTGGTTAGCGGGGTCACCTTCCTGGAAGATGTGGCTGCCGGAAGGCCGGTTAAAGGGGGCCGGCGCGTGGTGGTGATCGGCGGAGGCAACGTGGCCATCGATGCGGCCCGCACGTGCCTGAGGATGGGTGCCGAAAAGGTGACTATCCTGTACCGGCGGTCCCGAAAGGAAATGCCGGCGAGCCACGAAGAAATCGAGGCGGCGGAAGCGGAGGGGGTGGACATTCAACTCCTTGCGGCGCCCACCCGGGTCATCGGCGAAGGCGGTAAGGTTCAGCAGCTGGAATTTCTGCGTATGGAACTGGGTGAACCGGACGCCGGCGGAAGGCGCCGTCCGGTACCCATCGAGGGATCCGAGGCCGTCCTCGACGTGGACCAAGTGATCAGCGCCATCGGGCAGTTTCCCGAAGTGCTTCTTCCGGATCAGGATCCTGCCATGGCGGAGCTTCCGGTAACGCGCTGGAGCACCATCGGAGGCGATCCGAGAAGCATGCATACGGGCCATGAAATGGTCTTCGTAGGCGGCGATCTCTTCCGGGGTCCCATGACCGTGGTGGCTGCTCTGGCCGACGGCCGTAAGGCGGCCTATTCTCTGAACCGGTATTTCCAGGTGAACGAAGTCCAGCCGGAACCGCTTCACTTCAATATCAGCAAGGGCGACCTGGACCACGTGGATCGGGAACCTTTCGGAGCCTACAAGACCATTCCGAGGGAACGCATGCCGGAAGTCCAGGTGGGGCAGCGGGTCGGCAGTTTCATGGAAGTGGAACTGGGGCTGAGCGAGGAACAGGCCCGACGGGAAGCCGAACGCTGCCTGGAGTGCGGCTGTTCGGCGGCCTTCGACTGCCGGCTCCGGGAACTCATGAACGAGTTCCAGGTGGACTGGAGAAATCAGCCGAGCAAGAAGATTCACTTCCAGAGGGTGGCCGCTGTGGACACGCACCCGGAGATCGCCCTGGATCCCAACAAGTGCATTCGCTGTGAACGCTGCAAGGTGGCTTGCGATACGCTCCAGTGTTCCTACGCCATTGACTTCAAGGACTGGCCGAGGTTCAACGACCGCTGCGTCTCCTGCGGGCTTTGCGTGGACCTGTGCCCCACGGGGGCACTCATGGAACGCCGGCAGGGGCGCGCCGTGGAACGCCTCGAGTGGAGGGGGGTTTTCACTCATTGCATCCACTGCGGATGCGGCTGCGAGCTGGAACTGAAGGTCAAAGGAAACCGCTTGGTCTGGATCGCCGACGGAAGAGACGCGCCGCCCGGCCGGGCGTCCACGTGCAAGCGCGGCCGCTTTCGGTCCTACGACATGCACTGGAAGACCCATCGGATCACCCGGCCTCTGGTCAGGGAGAACGGATCGCTGGTCCCGGTGTCCTGGGGGAAGGCCGTGGAGACGGTGATCCAGGGGTTGAAGAGCGTGGCGGACCGCTACGGCGCGGAGGCCGTGGGGGCCGTGGGGTCGCCGGCCGCTTCTCTGGAATCGCTGTACCTGCTGGAAAAATGGATGCGCCTGGGCTTCGGGACGCACCTGGTGGATTTCCCTGGTCGAGCCGCCGCGGAGGCGTTGGTGGAACTCAGCCGGCAGATCCTGGGTGTGCGAGCCATGTCCAGGCCCATGACCGACCTGGAACACGCCGAAGGCTTCCTCGTGATCGGAGACGAACTGGAAAAACGCTCACCCGTTGTGGCCACCCTCATCCGACGAACCGTGAGGCGTCGGAATGTGCCGCTGCTGCAGATCGGTGAGGCAGCCGACGGGTTGACGCCCTTTGCGTTCCGGTCGCTGGTGGCGCCACCGGAGGTATGGCCCAAGCTGATGGCCGACTTGGCCTGGGCACTGGAAGGGCGGAGCGAAGGGCTGGATCCGGCGGCGGTCGCCCAGGTTCGCGGTTGGCTCAAAGGCGAACCGTTCGATCCGAAGGAAGCCTGGATTCCGGCGGAAGCCTACGAGGCCTTCCGGAAGATGCTGCAGCAGTGGAAAACGTTTGCGGTGGTTTTCGCCGTACCGCCGGCCAGGTCCATGAGTCCCGGCGATGCTGAGGCCTTTTTCAAGGCCGTGGCGGGCCTGGCGCTCTTCGGAAAGTGCACCGGAGAGGACTTGGGCGGCGGGTGGTATCCGTGCCTGGATACGGTGAACGGCCTGGGCGCCCTGCTGGCCGGCGTCAGCCCGGAGCGCCTGCCGGGATTCGTACCCGCGTCCGACGCGGGCGCCTTGGAACGGCTGAGAGAACTGTGGGATGTGCCGGCGCTTCCGAAAGCCGCGTCGTTCGGCGTGATTGATGGCATCGACAGCGGAAGGCTCCGCGGGCTTCTCGTCCAGGAGAGCGTGTTCCTGACCGAGGCGTCCCATGGCGCTCGGCTGGAAAGTCTGAAGCAATTGGAGTTTATCGCTCTTGTCGACAACGTGGTCGGCCCCGCCGTGGAATTCGCCCACGTGGTGCTGCCCGCCGCCGCGTTCGGGGAAGCCCCGGGGCTCGTGATCAACCAGGAAGGGCGCCTCCTCCCGCTGGAACAGGCCATGGTTCCAGAGGGCGAAGCGCTTCCGGACTGGGACGTGATGACCCGCATCATGGCGGCCCAGGGCCTGGCGTTTCCAAAGGGGCGTGAGGCGATTCTGGAAGAGATGGGAAGCGTCGTGCCGGAATGGAAGGATTTCTTCCGGGCGGAGTCGCTTTGGAAGAAGGTCAGGGTCTTCGGTACCGCGGGGTAG
- a CDS encoding response regulator, with protein MSGKKIVIIDDDPSFLEITSAILKRFGYDVATASNTQDGHRLIESEKPDLLVLDIMMATMDEGLRFAVKIRQDDALRKLPIIIVSAQPETEKGYTRTVEEDMDWIAADIFMEKPVDPQALRHNIELLLQRGTGG; from the coding sequence ATGAGCGGGAAGAAGATAGTGATCATCGACGACGATCCCAGTTTCCTGGAGATCACCAGTGCCATTTTGAAGCGCTTCGGCTATGATGTGGCTACCGCCAGCAACACTCAGGACGGCCATCGCCTCATCGAATCGGAAAAACCCGATCTGCTCGTTCTGGACATCATGATGGCCACCATGGACGAAGGGTTGCGCTTCGCGGTGAAGATCCGCCAGGACGACGCCCTTCGGAAGCTGCCCATCATCATCGTTTCCGCCCAGCCGGAAACCGAAAAGGGTTACACGCGGACGGTAGAGGAAGACATGGATTGGATCGCGGCCGACATCTTCATGGAAAAACCGGTGGATCCCCAGGCGCTCCGGCACAACATCGAACTGCTCCTTCAGCGGGGAACCGGCGGATGA
- a CDS encoding acetate--CoA ligase family protein, with translation MDAVFEAAPSVGPRKHRGTGLTVAPENQERLNMEHFFNAESVAVVGVSSSPTNLGRAIVFNLMEFQYQGVIYLVGPKGGVLAGHRIYRDVLELPEPVDLAAVLVPAQVVPEVLRQCGQRGIRRVIVESAGFRELGEERLSLEQQIQEILDRYQMRMIGPNCIGVIHRKNGLAVPFMPMRAEAPLGRVALVSQSGGVGATMINLCAAENVGFGKFASIGNKFNVNENDLLEYLTSDPETEVIFCYLEGIAQGRRLIEIAARSSKPFVVHKSNWGGAGAVIALSHSASLSSDDKVVEAAFRQCGITRVFEQDDAMNAVKGFLLPPMRGRRLAVISRSGGHAVMAADAAEEFGFELPPFPDELIQMISRRARAGVIRFHNPLDMGDIFDLELYRSLAEQTLTRADIDAVLFIYNYWGLFDTEESRRLIRSLGELMATHGKPVVVCVFSTVGETTVSRRSMTFPIWTDPREALRALALNRDRRDGPPMVFARERPSGIDVPRAKQFVEATGEGLLPADVLAGVLEAYGIPLVPWRMVRGLEALLEASREMGFPVVLKTAETHVVHKTDAGGVVMNLSGVSQLERAYRSLERFGPAVLLQKQVEPGLEWLVGGRQDDQFGPVVVTGLGGIHVEVFRETAIRVAPFDREDARGLLEECRGSALMQGVRGRPPLDQEAMADLVSRVSWILNDFPEIRELDLNPVFIRQNGCEAVDWRAVKKGRQPSTSSEKRP, from the coding sequence GTGGACGCGGTGTTCGAAGCGGCGCCGTCCGTCGGTCCCCGAAAACACCGCGGAACCGGCTTGACTGTTGCACCGGAAAACCAGGAGAGACTGAACATGGAGCACTTCTTCAATGCCGAAAGCGTTGCGGTGGTCGGCGTTTCCTCTTCTCCCACAAACTTGGGTCGGGCGATCGTGTTCAACCTCATGGAATTCCAGTACCAGGGCGTGATCTACCTGGTGGGGCCGAAAGGGGGCGTGTTGGCCGGGCACAGGATTTACCGGGACGTCCTGGAGCTGCCCGAGCCGGTGGATCTGGCGGCGGTGCTGGTTCCGGCCCAGGTGGTGCCGGAGGTGCTCCGACAATGCGGGCAAAGGGGCATTCGTAGGGTGATCGTTGAGTCGGCCGGATTCCGTGAATTGGGTGAGGAGCGGCTTTCCTTGGAACAGCAAATCCAGGAAATCCTCGACCGTTATCAGATGCGCATGATCGGTCCCAACTGCATCGGGGTGATCCATCGAAAAAACGGGCTGGCGGTGCCTTTCATGCCCATGCGGGCGGAAGCGCCGCTGGGCCGGGTCGCGCTGGTTTCGCAAAGCGGGGGGGTCGGCGCCACGATGATCAACCTGTGCGCCGCGGAAAACGTGGGATTCGGTAAGTTCGCGAGCATCGGAAACAAGTTCAACGTGAACGAAAACGACCTCCTGGAGTATCTCACGTCCGATCCTGAAACGGAGGTTATTTTCTGTTATCTGGAAGGCATCGCCCAAGGGCGGCGGTTGATAGAGATCGCGGCCCGTTCTTCCAAGCCCTTCGTAGTTCACAAGTCCAACTGGGGCGGAGCTGGAGCGGTGATCGCCCTGTCCCACTCGGCTTCACTTTCTTCGGACGACAAGGTGGTGGAGGCCGCCTTCCGTCAGTGCGGCATCACGCGGGTCTTTGAGCAGGACGATGCGATGAACGCCGTGAAAGGCTTTCTTCTGCCGCCCATGCGGGGCCGAAGGCTCGCCGTGATTTCGCGTTCCGGCGGGCATGCCGTGATGGCGGCGGACGCGGCCGAGGAATTTGGCTTCGAGCTGCCGCCGTTTCCGGATGAATTGATTCAGATGATATCCCGCCGGGCCAGGGCCGGGGTGATCCGGTTTCATAACCCCCTGGACATGGGAGATATCTTCGACCTGGAACTCTACAGATCACTGGCGGAACAGACGCTGACGAGGGCGGACATCGACGCGGTGCTCTTTATTTACAATTATTGGGGGCTGTTCGATACGGAAGAGTCCCGGCGCCTGATCCGTAGCCTGGGCGAACTCATGGCGACCCACGGAAAACCCGTGGTCGTCTGCGTCTTTTCAACGGTCGGCGAAACGACGGTCAGCCGCCGGTCGATGACCTTTCCCATCTGGACGGATCCCCGGGAAGCCCTTCGTGCCCTGGCTTTGAACAGGGACCGCCGGGACGGGCCACCGATGGTCTTCGCCCGAGAACGTCCCTCTGGAATTGACGTTCCGCGGGCCAAGCAGTTCGTTGAGGCGACCGGCGAAGGGCTCCTTCCGGCGGACGTCCTGGCGGGCGTGCTCGAAGCTTATGGAATTCCCCTTGTGCCGTGGAGAATGGTTCGCGGCTTGGAAGCGCTCCTCGAAGCGTCTCGGGAGATGGGCTTCCCGGTGGTGCTCAAGACGGCCGAAACCCATGTGGTTCACAAAACGGATGCGGGCGGGGTCGTGATGAACCTTTCCGGCGTTTCACAGCTGGAACGGGCGTACCGCTCCCTCGAACGTTTCGGGCCCGCCGTGCTTTTGCAGAAGCAGGTCGAACCGGGACTGGAGTGGCTGGTGGGAGGCCGACAGGACGATCAGTTCGGCCCCGTGGTGGTCACCGGGCTGGGGGGGATCCACGTTGAAGTGTTCCGTGAAACCGCCATTCGGGTGGCGCCGTTCGACCGGGAAGACGCCCGGGGGTTACTGGAGGAATGCCGCGGCTCGGCCCTGATGCAGGGCGTGAGAGGGCGGCCGCCGCTGGACCAGGAAGCCATGGCCGACCTGGTCAGCCGCGTTTCCTGGATCCTCAACGACTTTCCAGAAATCCGCGAATTGGACCTGAACCCGGTTTTCATCCGCCAAAACGGGTGTGAAGCCGTGGACTGGCGGGCGGTCAAAAAGGGGCGACAGCCGTCGACGTCTTCGGAAAAACGCCCGTAA
- a CDS encoding sugar phosphate isomerase/epimerase family protein translates to MKFAYSTSIFKMRSLKEAVDCVAKAGFEAMELMADRPHVFPQDFKASEISTLHECLERRKLKVVGLGAGRVSALGDGHHPSWIEEDWKERELRIRYTLDCLRLAAALGVPSISIFPGGKIPQSMNQREAWRLFVADLHRVLPLARKLAVRVLVEPTPEMLVENSEQMLALLKEFDGDEALGVNFGTAHLAFAGEDPCEAWDRLKPYAGQIHLGDLVEGSEHRRTQLGEGVLDIPRFLRSVLASGYEGYVTVEMESADRDAEELVLGSAVYLRKEGFLPGESGQAA, encoded by the coding sequence ATGAAATTCGCGTACAGCACGTCCATCTTCAAAATGCGCTCGCTTAAGGAAGCGGTCGATTGCGTGGCGAAGGCGGGGTTCGAAGCGATGGAACTCATGGCCGACCGCCCCCACGTCTTTCCTCAGGACTTCAAGGCTTCCGAGATTTCCACGCTGCATGAATGTCTTGAACGGCGAAAGCTAAAGGTCGTCGGCTTGGGAGCGGGGAGGGTTTCGGCGCTGGGAGACGGGCACCACCCGTCATGGATTGAGGAAGACTGGAAGGAGCGGGAACTCCGTATCCGCTATACCCTGGACTGCCTGCGGCTGGCCGCCGCTCTCGGGGTTCCTTCCATATCCATCTTTCCAGGCGGCAAGATCCCTCAAAGCATGAACCAGCGGGAAGCCTGGCGGCTGTTCGTGGCCGACCTCCACCGCGTGCTGCCTCTGGCCAGGAAGTTGGCGGTGAGGGTGCTCGTCGAACCGACCCCTGAGATGCTTGTGGAAAACAGCGAACAGATGCTGGCGCTCCTCAAGGAATTCGATGGCGACGAGGCCCTCGGGGTGAACTTCGGCACCGCGCACCTGGCCTTTGCGGGGGAAGATCCGTGCGAGGCGTGGGATCGGCTGAAGCCGTATGCGGGTCAGATCCACCTGGGCGACCTGGTGGAAGGAAGTGAACACCGGCGCACGCAACTCGGTGAAGGTGTCCTGGATATTCCCCGGTTTCTTCGTTCGGTCCTGGCTTCGGGTTACGAAGGATACGTGACTGTGGAGATGGAATCGGCGGATCGGGACGCGGAGGAACTGGTCCTGGGGTCGGCGGTGTACTTAAGGAAGGAGGGTTTTCTTCCCGGGGAGTCCGGGCAGGCGGCTTGA
- a CDS encoding PAS domain-containing sensor histidine kinase, whose translation MGFVNRLNFRTKITLVTLGMIVLVVSAGWGGIRFGVLPSVERDARVEAARVAEVVGAEVERLPGEPGSGPWVERAGELVRLIPNLVYVEGRDPEREGEVLFRAEKAGHEAASVDPHRRGEGDFSIFKTPAGRICEARILLPEGSGRKRVLVRVGVRTAFLDDLSMRLVRLLGALTAMVLCAGFFLSRWFSGLITRPVDRLLRMTRSLARGDLDEVASEIQETPLCRKELHEPALARINQTPGFCPLLEADSQSELGAVSIPYDYCRDCALNRRSGSDELMRLLFAFQFMATEVRLYQEKLRQRYEFEERLLEACPDGIMANDRSGKIILYNGGAQRLLGYSRAEALYQLNVQDIYPPGEAQAIKQAILGDGHGGPGILVDYNTEVRTKDGRTIPIRLSATILYEGREDFAIVGYFHDLTELKEHMDALVEANERLNEANRNLERLNRHYMEMLSFVTHELKSPIANSIMSANALRQKIFGELSAEQSAMVEAICRNLDQSMEMIRHYLDLSRIEKDELPVRPRRCRIRSEVVEPVLAGLVAAVREQDMRVQVRLAEDLEWRVDPELFRSVFTNLLSNALKYGEKGGIIEVSGAAAGERCRLEVWNSGPGIPQEHRDRLFRRFQRLPSSRRSATRGTGLGLFITRTIVERHGGRIRVESESGRGVRFIIELPRIGERDEWYNSEGKGE comes from the coding sequence ATGGGATTTGTGAACCGGCTGAATTTCCGCACAAAAATCACCCTGGTCACCCTTGGGATGATCGTGCTGGTCGTGTCGGCCGGATGGGGAGGGATTCGCTTCGGCGTGCTGCCTTCTGTGGAGCGGGACGCGCGGGTTGAGGCGGCGCGAGTGGCTGAAGTAGTGGGGGCGGAAGTGGAACGGCTTCCAGGGGAACCCGGGTCCGGGCCATGGGTCGAGCGCGCCGGGGAACTGGTCCGGCTGATTCCGAACTTGGTATACGTGGAAGGGCGCGATCCCGAACGGGAAGGGGAGGTGCTGTTTCGAGCCGAAAAAGCGGGCCATGAGGCGGCGTCCGTGGATCCTCACCGCCGGGGTGAAGGCGACTTCTCCATTTTCAAGACGCCGGCGGGGAGAATTTGTGAGGCGCGTATCTTGCTGCCGGAAGGATCCGGCCGGAAACGGGTCCTGGTTCGCGTTGGGGTACGAACCGCCTTCTTGGACGATCTTTCGATGCGGCTGGTGCGCCTGCTGGGGGCGCTCACGGCCATGGTCCTGTGTGCAGGCTTTTTCCTTTCGCGCTGGTTTTCGGGCCTCATCACCCGGCCCGTGGATCGGCTGCTTCGCATGACACGGTCTCTCGCCCGCGGGGACCTGGACGAGGTGGCAAGCGAAATCCAGGAAACACCGCTTTGCCGGAAGGAGCTCCATGAACCCGCCTTGGCCCGGATCAATCAAACGCCGGGCTTCTGCCCTCTTCTGGAGGCGGACTCCCAGTCGGAGCTGGGTGCGGTTTCGATCCCTTATGACTATTGTCGGGACTGCGCACTGAACCGGAGGTCGGGCAGCGACGAACTCATGCGGCTGCTGTTCGCCTTCCAGTTCATGGCCACCGAAGTCCGACTCTACCAGGAAAAGCTCCGGCAACGCTACGAGTTCGAAGAACGCCTGCTGGAGGCCTGCCCGGACGGTATCATGGCAAACGACCGTTCGGGAAAGATCATCCTTTACAATGGAGGGGCCCAGAGGCTGCTGGGTTACTCGCGGGCGGAAGCGCTTTACCAGCTGAACGTCCAGGACATTTACCCCCCGGGGGAAGCTCAAGCCATCAAGCAGGCCATTCTGGGCGACGGCCACGGGGGGCCGGGCATCCTGGTGGACTACAACACGGAAGTGCGCACCAAGGACGGCCGAACCATCCCCATTCGCCTTTCGGCCACCATTCTGTACGAAGGCCGGGAAGACTTCGCGATCGTCGGTTACTTTCACGATCTGACGGAATTGAAGGAGCATATGGACGCCCTGGTTGAGGCCAACGAACGCCTGAACGAGGCTAATCGCAACCTGGAGCGGCTGAACCGACACTACATGGAAATGCTCAGCTTCGTCACCCATGAACTCAAATCTCCCATCGCCAACAGTATCATGAGTGCCAACGCGCTGCGCCAAAAGATTTTCGGGGAGCTGTCCGCGGAACAGTCGGCCATGGTGGAAGCTATTTGCCGGAACTTGGACCAGTCCATGGAAATGATCCGGCATTACCTGGATCTTTCGCGGATCGAGAAGGACGAGCTGCCGGTTCGGCCTCGCCGATGCCGGATCCGTTCGGAAGTGGTGGAACCGGTGCTCGCCGGCCTGGTGGCCGCGGTCCGCGAACAGGACATGCGCGTGCAGGTCCGACTTGCCGAAGATTTGGAATGGAGGGTGGATCCCGAGCTGTTCCGGAGTGTTTTTACCAACCTTTTGAGCAACGCGTTGAAATACGGGGAGAAGGGTGGAATAATCGAAGTGTCCGGGGCGGCGGCCGGCGAACGGTGCCGGCTGGAAGTCTGGAACAGCGGCCCCGGCATCCCTCAGGAACATCGAGACAGACTTTTCCGAAGGTTCCAGCGATTGCCGTCATCGCGCAGGTCCGCCACGCGGGGAACAGGCCTGGGTCTTTTCATCACCAGAACGATCGTGGAGCGCCATGGAGGGCGGATCCGGGTCGAAAGCGAATCCGGCCGGGGGGTACGATTCATCATCGAGCTGCCTCGGATTGGGGAAAGAGATGAGTGGTACAATTCAGAAGGGAAGGGAGAATGA